DNA from Lineus longissimus chromosome 7, tnLinLong1.2, whole genome shotgun sequence:
GGAACAAACAACTACAGCtaaaccaaccacaactcttgagacAACAACCaccgtagaaccaacaaccacagttgaaccaaaaaccactgtggaacaaactactacagctgaaccaacaacaactcttgagccaaccaccactgtggaaccaactacgacagttgaaccaacaaccactgtggaaccaacaaccacagttgaaccaacaaccacagttgaagcgactactacagttgaaccaacaactataTCTGAACTAACTACAACGCTGAAGActacaactacagtggaaccaacttcaacagcggaaccaaccacaactcttgaaccattatccacagttgaaccgacaactacagttgaaccaacaactacatctgaactaATTACAACGCTAGAGCCTACAACTTccgtggaaccaacttcaacagccgaaccaaccacaactcttgaaccaacaactacactggaaccaacgaccacagttgaaccaacatccacagttgaactgacttctacagttgaaccaacaactacatctgaaccaactacaacgctggagcctacaactacagtcgaaccaacttcaacagcagaactaaccacaactcttgaaccaacaactacaatggaaccaacgaccacagttgaaccaacatccacagttgaatcgactactacagttgaaccaacaactacatctgaaccaactacaacgcgggagcctacaaccacactGGTACCAACAACTGCagcggaaccaacaaccacaactcaggatccaactactactgctgaacaaaccacaactctcgagccaacaaccacagtcgaaccaacaacctcagtagaaccaactacgaccgtagaaccaacaaccacagttgaaccaacaaccactgtggaacaaactactacagctgaaccaacaacaactcttcagccaaccactactgtggaaccaactacgacagttgaaccaacaacccctgtggaaccaacaaccacagttgatccaacaaccacagttgaagcGACTACTaaagttgaaccaacaactataTCTGAACTAACTACAACGCTGGAGActacaactacagtggaaccaacttcaacagcggaaccaaccacaactcttgaaccaacaactacattggaaccaactacaacgcggGAGCCTACAACTACACTGGTACCAACAGCTGCagcggaaccaacaaccacatcTCGGGAGTCAActactactgctgaacaaacctcaactcttgagccaacaaccacagtcaaACCAACGACCTCAGTAGAACCAACTACCACCGTAGAACCatcaaccacagttgaaccaacaaccatcgTTGAAGaaactactacagctgaacccacaactacatctgaaccaactacaacgctggagcctacaactactgtggaaccaacttcaacagcggaacaaaccacaactcttgaaccaataacaacaatggaaccaacgaccacagttgaaccaacatccacagttgaaccattATCCACAGTTGAAttgactactacagttgaaccaacaactaaatctgaaccaactacaacgcgggagcctacaaccacactGGTACCAACAACTACAGCGGAACCAACAACCATAACTCAGGATCCAActactactgctgaacaaaccacaactcttgagccaacaaccacagtcgaaccaacaacctcagtagaaccaactacgaccgtagaaccaacaacaacagttgaaccaacaaccactgtggaacaaactactacaactgaaccaacaacaactcttgagccaaccaccactgtggaaccaactaccacagttgaaccaacagccactgtggaaccaacaaccacagttgaaccaacaacaagttttgagccaacatcaacaaatgaatTGACTACTGTAGCAGAATTAACAACCACTGCGGAGCCAACTACAACTggtgaaccaactacaactctccaaccaacaactacattggaatcaacgaccacagttgaaccaaccacaactcttgagccaacttccacagttgaaccgactactacagttgaaccaacaactacatttgatccaactacaacgctggagcctacaaccacactggtaccaacaactacagcggaaccaacaaccacaactcaggagccaactactactgctgaacaaacctcaactcttgagccaacaaccacagtcgaaCCAACGACCTTAGTTGTACCAGCGACCACCGTagaaccaacgaccacagttgaaccaacatccacaattgaaccaacatccacagttgaaccattATCCACAGTTGAatcgactactacagttgaaccaacaactacatctgaaccaactacaatgcgggagcctacaaccacactGGTACCAACAACTACAGCGGAACCAACAACCATAACTCAGGATCCAACTACTACCGCTGaacaaaccacaactcttgagccaacaaccacagtcgaaccaacaacctcagtagaaccaactacgaccgtagaaccaacaaccacagttgaaccaacaaccactgtggaacaaactactacagctgaaccaacaacaactcttgagccaaccaccactgtggaaccaactaccacagttgaaccaacaaccacagttgaaccaacaacaagttttgagccaacatcaacaaatgaatTGACTACTATAGCAGAATTAACAACCACTGCGGAGCCAACTTCCACtgctgaaccaactacaactctccaaccaacaactacattggaaccaacgaccacagttgaaccaaccacaactcttgagccaacttcCACAGTTGAATCGACTACTatagttgaaccaacaactacatttgatccaactacaacgctggagcctacaaccacactGGTACCAACAACTTCagcggaaccaacaaccacaactcaggagccaactactactgctgaacaaacctcaactcttgagccaacaaccacagtcgaaCCAACGACCTTAGTTGTACCAACGACCaccgtagaaccaacaaccacagttgaaccaacaaccagtGTGGAACAAACTACTAAAGCTGAAAGcacaacaactcttgagccagccaccactgtggaaccaactaccacagttgaaccatcaaccactgtggaaccaaccaccacagttgaaccgaccacaactcttcagccaacattcacagttgaaccgactactacagttgaaccaacaactacagctgaGCAAACTACAACGCTAAAGCCTACAACCGAAGTGGAACCaacaacagcggaaccaacaaccactcaAGAGCcaactactacagctgaaccaaccacaactcttgaaccgaCAACTTTAGCAGAAGTAACTACTACAGCTGTCGATACAACctctctggaaccaacaactacagctgaaccAACTACGACAGTGCAGCAAACAACTTCTCAAGCAATGACAACGGTTGAGACCTTTACTCCTGCTGAAAATGGTATGCCATTTTTGTGTAATATTAGACTGCTTTACAGATGTTCATTTAGTTGCTTATTCTCTGCACCGATAATCttgctttgtttacattttcattaACCTTTGTTTCATTGTTCGTATTCATTTTCTTACAGAGACGTCTTTTGAGGCTTCTTTCAGCCTTACGCAAAACTTTACTGAAGATCTTTTGAATTCATCATCTGATGCATACGTGCAACTTGAACAGGAGTCCCTTGATATGGTATGTAGAGGTGCCTTTATTGCATTTAGTTGACTGTTTAGATAACTGAGAATACAAGTATACAATAACTCAGATTAATAATTATTTGGTAAGAGTTGTTTGTCTCCTAACTGACTTAACGTAACTTAGGGGTATACACAACTACAATTATCTTCATTAGCAAATGAGCATGTGTATGTAGAACCTAAGAAGTACATGTCGAATAGTTGCATTCTCTCTCTTTCAGTTGTATGCTTCATACAATGAGTCTGACCTGGCAGAAGACGTGGAAGAAATAACAATCCTTGGATTCGAGTGAGTGATTGTTTGCAACAATACAAATTTCTTTAGAAACGTGCTCAAATATTCACCATTTCTACTCAGGCTATTCGGCCAAAGGTTATGAAATTATTCAAACAAAATTATTCATAACGAACGTCTAATTGTATCAATGTATTTGATTTGGGAAGATCAAGTTAAGTTTGATTCAAAAGTTAGTGATTGACCTTCACTCATTAATGACTTTATTAAGATTAAGCGGATGCAAAAAATGAATCCAATTTCATTCACAAGACAACTGCATGTGTTTTTTAATTCCAGGGAAGGGAGTATTAGAATTAGATTCCGGCTTCTTCTGAGGAGGCTTATTTCTGCCGCAGAATCATCAACCATACAAGGATCAATTGGTACTGGGTTAGTGAATTACCTTAATAACAACCCACGAATTGCTGCAAGATTCAATGTTGATACCAGCTCTATAACTGTTACAGGTAGGTAGAAGTAAAATCAAAAGCAGACACGACCAACTCacaaattatcaacattttcttttcaatttcttcgtGGAAACCCCTCAATACTACCGGCATCACAGAAAATGGTTTTAGTCTGAACGTGCCGACATAGTCATTGATGAGACGATCGGTACTGACACTTCGTACAGTTTTGGGAAATAAGGAGGCTAATAACGGCCCTGACTCCTGAGAACGAAACAGGGATAATATTGAGTCAGTCTCCGAAGTTGCATCACACATTTGCAGTAAAGAATTGTTCACTGCTCGACAAGCCAGATAAGTCAGTACAGCTCAATGAATCTGAGCTCAATATGGCCAAACACCGCACACCTATTTTTTACATGTCGGTAAACATAAGATGTTATTGATTGGTAGGAAGTTCAAGTAAATCGAAGTTAGAGACACTTACATCTTGAAGACCTGCAAGTGATTTCTTCGACGAGTAGACCGATTTTTGACAGAGCAAAAGTTCAGTGTAATGGAGGGGAAACTGAGACCCTGGAGGAAACCTAGATTAAGAATTCATCTCAGCCATGACAGTCACAAACTACAACTTGTACAATTAAAACCAGCTGATTCTAGAGCTTCATTCTCACAAGTAAATCCATCTAAACCGTCTCTATTTGCAGAAGTAGAGTCATGTCCATACGTTGTGTTCAGTTCTGGCAACTGCCCTGAAAACACTATCCTAACGTTCTATGGGAGAAAACAGCGTTTTTGCAGGAGCCAGTGTGATGCATTACCAGACTGTAAAGGATATTGGTTCAAAATCACAAATGGCACGCGTCAATGTTCACTGAAGAGTAACATTTGCAGCAATCCAACAGGATATGGGAAGATGTGGAAGAAAGGTAGGAGAATATACAAACGTTGTAAAAGATTATATTACGATCATGGGAAAGTTTAGATCACAAGCATTAGAAATAGAAAACGGCCACTGGTCCAATTCCTGAAAATACAAGCTAAGCTCACGACATTTAGGGTCAATCTCAAAAACTCATCCAgcatttcaatttttgaaaacGGAGATTATATCTTTTGTtctcttgatatttcaacaGATTTTTACCTCAACCTCCTGTCCTGCATTCCAACACTCACAAGAAGGAATAAAACGTTTCAGTTCTCTTACATTTCACCAGATATTCATGCAGAAAGACTGgaaatgatatttcaaattagCCGCTACCTTTCATTACCTGTTTTTGATTCAAATGGAGTAATATATCATTCTATCTTCAGACTGTCCGACAGAGAGCACGACAAAAGTAGAACAGACAACTACACCTCAACTAACCACAACTAGAGTGGCAACACCAACAGTAGAGCTAACAACGACAGTGCCATCAACTACACTTGCCGAACCAACCACACCTGTAGAATTGACTACAACAGTGGAACCTATTACGACAGTGAAACTAACCACAACGATGGACCCTACAACAACAAtggaacaaactactacagctaaaccaaccacaactcttgagacAACAACCACCgtagaaccaacaacaacagttgaaccaacaaccactgtggaacaaactaccACAGGTCAACCCACAACCACTCTTGAGCCAAgcaccactgtggaaccaactaccactgttgaaccaacaaccacagtggaaccaaccaccacaggTGAACCAACGACCTCAGTAGAACCAACTACCACaatagaaccaacaaccactgtggaacaaactactacaactgaaaccacaacaactcttgagccaaccaccactgtggaaccaactaccactgttgaaccaacaacctttgtggaaccaacgaccacagttgaaccaacaacaacttttgagccaacatcaacaaatgaacCGACTACCACAGCAGAATTAACAACCACTGCCGAGCCAACAACAACAGTCGAACCAACGACCTCAGTAGAACCAACTACCACTGTAGAACAAACaacaacagttgaaccaacaaccactgtggaacaaactactacagctgaacgcacaacaactcttgagccagccACCACTttggaaccaactaccacagttgaaccaacaacaagttctaagccaacatcaacaaatgaatTGACTACTACAGCAGAATTAACAACCACTGCGGAGCAAACGTccactgctgaaccaaccacaactcttcaaccaacaactacattggaaccaacgaccacagttgaaccaaccacaactcttgaaccaacgtccacagttgaaccgactactacagttgaaccaacaactacatctgaaccgactacaacgctggagcctacaacaacagtggaaccaacttcaacagcggaaccaaccgcAACTCTTGAATCAACAACTAcactggaaccaactacaacgctggagccaacaaccacagtagaCCGAACAACTAtagtggaaccaacaaccacaactcaggacccaactactactgctgaacaaaccacaactcttaaaccaacaactacattggaaccaacaacaacagttgaaccaacatccacagttgaatcgactactacagttgaaccaacaactacatctgaaccaactacaacgcgggagcctacaaccacactGGTACCAACCACTACAGCGAAACCtacaaccacaactcaggatccaactactactgctgaacaaacaACACCTCTTAAGCGAACAACCACAGTCGAACCAACAACTTCAGTAGAACCAACTACGaccgtagaaccaacaaccacagttgaaccaaaaaccactgtggaacaaactactacagctgaaccaacaacaactcttgagccaaccaccactgtggaaccaaccaccacagttgaaccaacatccacagttgaagCGACtgctacagttgaaccaacaactataTCTGAACTAACTACAACGCTGGAGActacaactacagtggaaccaacttcaacagcggaaccaaccacaactcttgaaccaacaactacattggaaccaactacaacgcgaGAGCCTACAACCACACTGGTACCAACAGCTACTGCGGaacaaccaaccacaactcGGGAGTCAActactactgctgaacaaacctcaactcttgagccaacaaccacagtcaaACCAACGACCTCAGTAGAACCAACTACCACCGCAGAACCatcaaccacagttgaaccaccAACCATCGTTGATGaaactactacagctgaacccacaactacatctgaaccaactacaacgctggagcctacaactaccgtggaaccaacttcaacagcggaaccaaccacaactcttgaaccaacaactacactggaaccaacgaccacagttgaaacatcatccacagttgaaccgacttctacagttgaaccaacagctacatctgaaccaacaaCAAGGCTGGAGCccacaactacagtggaaccaacttcaacagcggaaccaaccacaactcttgaaccaacaactacaatggaaccaacgaccacagttgaaccaacatccacagttgaaccgacttctacagttgaaccaacaactacatcagaaccaactacaacgctggagcctacaactacagtggaaccaacttcaacagaggaaccaaccacaactcttgagccattatccacagttgaaccgacaactacagttgaaccaacaactacatctgaaccaactacaacgctagAGCCTACAACTTccgtggaaccaacttcaacagccgaaccaaccacaactcttgaaccaacaactacactggaaccaacgaccacagttgaaccaacatccacagttgaaccgacttctacagttgaaccaacaactacatctgaaccaactacaacgctggagcctacaactacagtggaaccaacttcaacagcggaaccaaccacaactcctgaaccaacaactacactggaaccaacgaccacagttgaaccaacatccacagttgaaccaacatccacagttgaatcgaccactacagttgaaccaacaactacatctgaaccaactacaacacgggagcctacaaccacactggtaccaacaactacagcggaaccaacaaccacaactcaggatctaactactactgctgaacaaaccacaactcttgagccaacaaccacagtcgaaccaacaacctcagtagaaccaactacgaccgtagaaccaacaaccacagttgaaccaacaaccactgtgaaacaaactactacagctgaaccaacaacaactcttgagccattGTCCACAATTGAACCGACAACTACAGTTGAACGAACAACTAcaactgaaccaactacaacgctagAACCTACAACTACCGttgaaccaacttcaacagccgaaccaaccacaactcctgaaccaacaactacactggaaccaatgaccacagttgaaccaacaaccactctggaaccaacaaccacagttgaaccaaccaccacagtggaaccaactagcACAATTGAACCAACCACCACTGTGGAGCAAACCGCCAGaattgaaccaacaaccactgtggaaccaaccacaacagTTGATCCAAccaccactgtggaaccaaccaccacagttgaaccaacaaccactgtagAAGCAactaccacagttgaaccaacaaccactgtgggACCAACctccactgtggaaccaactaccacagttgaaccaataACGACtttggaaccaaccaccacagttgaaccaacaacaagttctgagccaacatcaacaaatgaatTGACTACTACAGCAGAATTAACAACCACTGCGGAGCAAACTTccactgctgaaccaaccacaactcttcaaccaacaactacattggaaccaacgaccacagttgaaccagccacaactcttgagccaacgtccacagttgaaccaactactacagttgaaccaacaactacatctgaaccaactacaacgctggagcctacaacaaCAGTGCAACCAACTtcaacagtggaaccaaccacaactcttgaatcaacaactacactggaaccaactacaacgctggagccaacaaccacagtagacccaacaactacagtggaaccaacaaccacaactcagcacccaactactactgctgaacaaaccacaactcttgaaccaacaactacattggaaccaacagcaacagttgaaccaacatccacaATTGAatcgactactacagttgaaccaacaactacatctgaaccaactacaacgcgggagcctacaaccacactGGTACCAACCACTACAGCGGAACCtacaaccacaactcaggatccaactactactgctgaacaaacaACACCTCTtaagccaacaaccacagtcgaaccaacaacttcagtagaaccaactacgaccgtagaaccaacaaccacagttcaaccaacaaccactgtggaacaaactactacagctgaacccacaactacatctgaaccaactacaacgctggagcctacaactaccgtggaaccaacttcaacagcggaaccaaccacaactcttgaaccaacaactacactggaaccaacgaccacagttgaaacatcatccacagttgaaccgacttctacagttgaaccaacagctacatctgaaccaacaaCAAGGCTGGAGCccacaactacagtggaaccaacttcaacagcggaaccaaccacaactcttgaaccaacaactacaatggaaccaacgaccacagttgaaccaacatccacagttgaaccgacttctacagttgaaccaacaactacatcagaaccaactacaacgctggagcctacaactacagtggaaccaacttcaacagaggaaccaaccacaactcttgagccattatccacagttgaaccgacaactacagttgaaccaacaactacatctgaaccaactacaacgctagAGCCTACAACTTccgtggaaccaacttcaacagccgaaccaaccacaactcttgaaccaacaactacactggaaccaacgaccacagttgaaccaacatccacagttgaaccgacttctacagttgaaccaacaactacatctgaaccaactacaacgctggagcctacaactacagtggaaccaacttcaacagcggaaccaaccacaactcctgaaccaacaactacactggaaccaacgaccacagttgaaccaacatccacagttgaaccaacatccacagttgaatcgaccactacagttgaaccaacaactacatctgaaccaactacaacacgggagcctacaaccacactggtaccaacaactacagcggaaccaacaaccacaactcaggatctaactactactgctgaacaaaccacaactcttgagccaacaaccacagtcgaaccaacaacctcagtagaaccaactacgaccgtagaaccaacaaccacagttgaaccaacaaccactgtgaaacaaactactacagctgaaccaacaacaactcttgagccattGTCCACAATTGAACCGACAACTACAGTTGAACGAACAACTAcaactgaaccaactacaacgctagAACCTACAACTACTGttgaaccaacttcaacagccgaaccaaccacaactcctgaaccaacaactacactggaaccaatgaccacagttgaaccaacaaccactctggaaccaacaaccacagttgaaccaaccaccacagtggaaccaactagcACAATTGAACCAACCACCACTGTGGAGCAAACCGCCAGaattgaaccaacaaccactgtggaaccaaccacaacagTTGATCCAAccaccactgtggaaccaaccaccacagttgaaccaacaaccactgtagAAGCAactaccacagttgaaccaacaaccactgtgggACCAACctccactgtggaaccaactaccacagttgaaccaataACGACtttggaaccaaccaccacagttgaaccaacaacaagttctgagccaacatcaacaaatgaatTGACTACTACAGCAGAATTAACAACCACTGCGGAGCAAACTTccactgctgaaccaaccacaactcttcaaccaacaactacattggaaccaacgaccacagttgaaccagccacaactcttgagccaacgtccacagttgaaccaactactacagttgaaccaacaactacatctgaaccaactacaacgctggagcctacaacaaCAGTGCAACCAACTtcaacagtggaaccaaccacaactcttgaatcaacaactacactggaaccaactacaacgctggagccaacaaccacagtagacccaacaactacagtggaaccaacaaccacaactcagcacccaactactactgctgaacaaaccacaactcttgaaccaacaactacattggaaccaacagcaacagttgaaccaacatccacaATTGAatcgactactacagttgaaccaacaactacatctgaaccaactacaacgcgggagcctacaaccacactGGTACCAACCACTACAGCGGAACCtacaaccacaactcaggatccaactactactgctgaacaaacaACACCTCTtaagccaacaaccacagtcgaaccaacaacttcagtagaaccaactacgaccgtagaaccaacaaccacagttcaaccaacaaccactgtggaacaaactactacagctgaac
Protein-coding regions in this window:
- the LOC135491632 gene encoding mucin-2-like; translated protein: TLVPTTTAEPTTTTQEPTTTAEQTSTLEPTTTVEPTTLVVPATTVEPTTTVEPTSTIEPTSTVEPLSTVESTTTVEPTTTSEPTTMREPTTTLVPTTTAEPTTITQDPTTTAEQTTTLEPTTTVEPTTSVEPTTTPTFTVEPTTTVEPTTTAEQTTTLKPTTEVEPTTAEPTTTQEPTTTAEPTTTLEPTTLAEVTTTAVDTTSLEPTTTAEPTTTVQQTTSQAMTTVETFTPAENETSFEASFSLTQNFTEDLLNSSSDAYVQLEQESLDMLYASYNESDLAEDVEEITILGFEEGSIRIRFRLLLRRLISAAESSTIQGSIGTGLVNYLNNNPRIAARFNVDTSSITVTEVESCPYVVFSSGNCPENTILTFYGRKQRFCRSQCDALPDCKGYWFKITNGTRQCSLKSNICSNPTGYGKMWKKDCPTESTTKVEQTTTPQLTTTRVATPTVELTTTVPSTTLAEPTTPVELTTTVEPITTVKLTTTMDPTTTMEQTTTAKPTTTLETTTTVEPTTTVEPTTTVEQTTTGQPTTTLEPSTTVEPTTTVEPTTTVEPTTTVESTTTVEPTTTSEPTTTREPTTTLVPTTTAKPTTTTQDPTTTAEQTTPLKRTTTVEPTTSVEPTTTVEPTTTVEPKTTVEQTTTAEPTTTLEPTTTVEPTTTVEPTSTVEATATVEPTTISELTTTLETTTTVEPTSTAEPTTTLEPTTTLEPTTTREPTTTLVPTATAEQPTTTRESTTTAEQTSTLEPTTTVKPTTSVEPTTTAEPSTTVEPPTIVDETTTAEPTTTSEPTTTLEPTTTPLSTIEPTTTVERTTTTEPTTTLEPTTTVEPTSTAEPTTTPEPTTTLEPMTTVEPTTTLEPTTTVEPTTTVEPTSTIEPTTTVEQTARIEPTTTVEPTTTVDPTTTVEPTTTVEPTTTVEATTTVEPTTTVGPTSTVEPTTTVEPITTLEPTTTVEPTTTEPTTTLEPLSTIEPTTTVERTTTTEPTTTLEPTTTVEPTSTAEPTTTPEPTTTLEPMTTVEPTTTLEPTTTVEPTTTVEPTSTIEPTTTVEQTARIEPTTTVEPTTTVDPTTTVEPTTTVEPTTTVEATTTVEPTTTVGPTSTVEPTTTVEPITTLEPTTTVEPTTIEPTTTVEPTTTSEPTTTLEPTTIVEPTSTAEPTTTLEPTTSLDPTTTVEPASTVEPTSTVEPTTTSEPNTTLEPTTTVEPTSTAEPTTTLEPTTTLEPMTTVEPTTTLEPTTTVEPTTTVEPTSTIEPTTTAEQTARIEPTTTVEPTTTVDPTTTVEPTTTVEPTTTVEATTTVEPTTTAGPTSTVEPTTTVEPTTTLEPTTTVEPTTIEPTTTSEPTTTREPTTTLVPTTTAEPTTTIQDPTTTAEQTTPLKPTTTVEPTTSVEPTTTVEPTTTVEPKTTVEQTTTAEPKTTLEPTITAEPTTTAEPTTTLEPAAKLEPTTTVELPTSADPTTTAEQTTTLKAASTVGPTTTPELTTTREPTTTPEPTTTLEAASTVGPTTTPELTTTREPTTTAAPTTTLEQRTTVEPTTTVEPTSTAEPTTTAEPTTTLEPAAKLEPTTTVELPTTAEPTTTAEPTTTLEPAAKLEATTAVELPTSADPTTTAEQTTTLKAASTVGPTTTPELTTTREPTTTPEPTTTLEAASTVGQTTTPELTTTREPTTTPEPTTTLEAASTVGPTITPELTTTREPTTSAAPTTTLEQRTTVEPTTTVESTSTAEPTTTAEPTTTLEPAAKMEPTTTVEPPTSAESTASAEQTTSPEQTITEEPTTTGDIISTLEPNTTT